One segment of Megachile rotundata isolate GNS110a chromosome 4, iyMegRotu1, whole genome shotgun sequence DNA contains the following:
- the CLIP-190 gene encoding cytoplasmic linker protein 190 isoform X10: MTDPKPSGLRPPSKIGRPCSNLPPRPAVPPSPPRSSMNQMDHLWETHGRRLSEAGLRRGSDNSVVLTEDTDSFIIGDRVWVGGTKPGAIAYIGETQFAPGDWAGVVLDEPIGKNDGSVAGCRYFQCEPKRGIFSRLTRLTRTPLMDVSPTQKTPTSPIGSTREGLSKSMSPSLNASTTSLSSTMSTRDLRIGDRVIVSSSQGSKTGVLRYMGITDFAAGDWCGVELDDPIGKNDGSVGDRRYFECRPKYGLFAPAHKVSRSPTSKRSSCMVHKPTGAALNSSLKKTGSRESLLSLSSVASTASVATRTGVTSARRPGLRTSTPARTTLQETLKEKQQEIEFLRKERDLERERVTKAANQADQAEQSIISIKQEYEQYREKMQKTVTEAESAFTKLLAEKNALALQLEEEKRKCEDLLFRFEEESVNKDDIQKERTEQCVINTVNENRIKDLEKQLLEERERVAQLERDSIKLFETEEELTRLRNEISTVTAQDKHQLEELQIHNKTLEVIKNDLEKEVQEKTALIEQCVAQIKELEKNNLQEKNTLIENMKKEFENSTNTLKEQLQQATEMIETVRKEATSEKELLVSKYEKMVEEKENLLKIKTQELEIESRKQLESQNVALEDLKAENMKQINKLSESFNEQLNVKDSEIKEVSMQLNQKISETEKLMAELSAQVEINKKKDEELSITLKKIEELSEKLKLMEEKNDMLSKQLQEYQSKAEDSFKILQEKQKLEQDIASLRATEVNSSTQLQKLNEELKVKEKELSELRLSTETEIKKLINRYECQIEEKTKYIEEANTNISQKSLLLSKLENDIVELKSILANKDEEIKNLTKKTSELQNALTISEQSKTNLENQLRAFESNIENLNQQVAGTENKLSQVTAQKEKLESDIANLISSSTDSSAQLVKYNEDLRIKEKELDELKDKVFKSDNTLKSLEAKLNNTEVELKEATTVIQEQRSALEDNKTQLEKERALNTTLSDKMKAIEIENVELNKQIQENERVKQNLKEKSEETSNLMSQLASSKEEIVNLQKQCDTLQNSHKEEVSSLQKEVSNLQSELAASKEETKALQKLKSKLEADQSANRWSIEELTEKLEAETKSRSKLESLIAEKDSNFQQLQNKYLKLQETNETLAASKETSNKNLATSLQTMSSEINELKDKLVSATETIKVKEDALLQTKKEAEQTEAQISQLNETITRMQKEQSDSASETKKIQDILTAKKTEMSNILETKASLESKVQTLESQLLDNTKTLESQLKNVQQELATKDNSLQEMERLMKELESSKDESITKLQSNYECEIKSKQTELETAIKESSDLQQKHQSLQNLKMHKQRSLKQMNRHEMRRSKSFRVNLMK; the protein is encoded by the exons ATGACAGACCCAAAGCCATCAGGACTAAGGCCACCGTCAAAAATTGGTAGACCATGCAGCAATCTACCACCAAGACCAGCAGTTCCACCATCGCCTCCAAGATCATCAATGA ACCAGATGGATCATCTTTGGGAAACGCATGGCCGTCGATTAAGCGAGGCTGGCCTGCGCAGAGGATCAG ATAACAGTGTCGTCTTAACAGAGGACACCGACAGCTTCATAATAGGAGATCGAGTATGGGTCGGTGGTACGAAGCCAGGTGCCATTGCATACATCGGAGAGACGCAGTTCGCGCCAGGAGACTGGGCTGGTGTGGTCCTGGATGAACCGATCG GCAAGAACGATGGATCGGTGGCTGGCTGCCGATACTTCCAGTGCGAGCCGAAACGAGGAATATTCTCTCGTTTGACGAGACTCACCAGGACGCCGTTGATGGACGTGTCACCGACACAGAAGACTCCAACGTCGCCGATTGGCAGCACGAGAGAAGGCCTAAGCAAGTCCATGTCTCCGTCTTTGA ACGCATCAACAACGAGTCTGTCGTCCACGATGTCGACGAGGGATCTCAGGATAGGCGACAGAGTAATAGTATCGTCCAGTCAAGGCAGTAAAACAGGTGTCCTCAGGTACATGGGCATCACAGACTTCGCAGCAGGCGACTGGTGCGGCGTAGAGCTTGATGATCCGATTGGAAAAAACGATGGTTCCGTTGGTGACAGAAG GTACTTCGAATGTCGACCTAAATACGGCTTGTTCGCACCCGCACACAAGGTCAGCCGATCGCCAACTAGCAAAAGGTCATCGTGCATGGTGCATAAGCCAACTGGCGCTGCGCTTAACTCGTCCCTGAAGAAGACTGGTTCCAGAGAATCTCTCCTTTCACTGTCAAGTGTCGCCAGCACCGCAAGTGTCGCCACCAGGACTGGTGTTACCTCTGCGAGG AGGCCTGGTTTGCGCACGTCGACACCTGCACGAACCACACTGCAG GAAACGTTAAAAGAAAAGCAGCAGGAGATAGAGTTCCTTCGAAAAGAGAGAGATTTAGAACGTGAACGTGTTACAAAAGCCGCAAATCAAGCAGACCAAGCAGAACAAtctattatttcaataaaacaaGAATATGAACAG tATCGGGAAAAGATGCAAAAAACAGTTACAGAGGCAGAATCTGCATTCACAAAACTATTGGCAGAAAAGAATGCTCTGGCTTTACAAttggaggaggagaagaggaaatgCGAAGATCTTCTGTTTCGGTTTGAAGAAGAATCAGTCAATAAGGATGATATTCAG AAAGAGAGAACTGAGCAATGT GTGATAAATACGGTAAATGAAAATAGGATAAAGGATCTCGAAAAGCAGTTGTTAGAGGAAAGGGAACGCGTTGCTCAATTAGAACGTGATAGcataaaattgtttgaaactGAAGAGGAATTGACGCGTCTTCGTAATGAGATCTCTACTGTTACTGCTCAAGATAAACATCAGTTGGAAG aattGCAAATTCACAACAAGACTCTGGAAGTAATTAAAAACGATCTTGAAAAAGAGGTACAGGAAAAAACAGCACTCATAGAACAATGTGTCGCACAAATAAAGGAACTAGAAAAGAATAATTTACAGGAGAAAAATACTCtaatagaaaatatgaaaaaagaatttgaaaatagtacAAATACTTTAAAAGAACAACTGCAACAGGCCACAGAAATGATAGAGACTGTACGAAAAGAAGCCACGAGTGAAAAGGAATTATTGGTATCCAAATATGAGAAAATGGTAGAGGAGAAAGAAAATCTTCTAAAAATCAAAACGCAAGAATTAGAGATTGAATCTAGGAAACAATTAGAGTCACAAAACGTAGCTTTGGAAGATCTTAAAGCTGAGAACATGAAGCAAATTAACAAACTTTCAGAATCCTTTAACGAACAGTTGAATGTGAAGGATTCAGAAATCAAAGAAGTTTCAATGCAGCTAAATCAGAAGATATCTGAGACTGAGAAATTAATGGCAGAATTGTCAGCGCaggttgaaataaataaaaagaaagatgaAGAATTAAGTATCACTTTAAAAAAGATTGAAGAACTGAGCGAGAAGCTGAAATTAATGGAAGAGAAAAATGATATGCTTTCTAAGCAACTACAAGAATATCAATCAAAGGCTGAAGATAGTTTTAAAATACTacaagaaaaacaaaaattagaacAAGACATTGCTTCTTTACGGGCTACCGAAGTAAATTCATCTACGCAGTTGCAAAAATTGAATGAAGAATTGAAAGTTAAAGAGAAGGAGTTATCGGAGCTTCGTTTATCTACAGagactgaaataaaaaaattaattaatcgttATGAATGCCAAATTGAAGAGAAGACGAAGTATATTGAAGAAGCAAATACAAATATATCTCAGAAGTCTCTGTTACTTAgcaaattagaaaatgataTAGTTGAACTGAAATCCATTCTAGCGAATAaagatgaagaaataaaaaatcttacAAAGAAAACTTCAGAGTTGCAGAATGCGCTTACCATATCAGAACAAAGTAAGACAAATTTGGAGAATCAACTCCGAGCATTCGAAAGTAACATAGAAAACTTAAATCAACAGGTGGCTGGTACAGAAAATAAACTGTCGCAGGTCACAGCtcaaaaagaaaaattggaatctgatattgcaaatttgataaGTAGTTCCACTGATTCGTCTGCGCAActtgtaaaatataatgaagATTTGCGAATCAAAGAGAAAGAATTGGATGAATTAAAAGATAAAGTATTCAAAAGTGATAATACGCTCAAATCGTTAGAGGCTAAATTGAATAACACTGAGGTAGAATTAAAAGAAGCTACTACAGTAATTCAAGAACAACGCTCAGCATTAGAAGATAATAAGACTCAATTAGAAAAGGAGAGAGCATTAAATACAACATTATCTGATAAAATGAAAGCTATTGAAATAGAAAACGTAGAACTCAATAAACAAATACAGGAGAATGAACGCGTTAAACAAAATCTTAAAGAAAAATCTGAAGAAACATCAAATCTTATGAGTCAATTAGCAAGTAGTAAAGAGGAGATTGTTAATCTTCAGAAACAATGCGATACTTTGCAAAATTCACATAAAGAAGAAGTATCATCACTTCAAAAAGAAGTAAGTAATTTGCAATCGGAGCTAGCAGCTTCTAAAGAAGAAACAAAAGCTTTGCAAAAACTGAAATCTAAATTAGAGGCTGATCAAAGTGCCAATCGTTGGTCTATCGAAGAACTAACAGAAAAATTAGAAGCTGAAACTAAAAGTCGTTCAAAGTTGGAATCTTTGATAGCAGAAAAAGATTCTAATTTTCAGCAGTTGCAAAATAAATACTTAAAACTGCAAGAAACAAACGAAACATTAGCAGCTAGTAAAGAAACCAGTAATAAAAATCTTGCAACTTCGTTACAAACTATGTCCAGTGAAATAAATGAATTGAAAGACAAACTAGTCAGTGCAACAGAGACTATCAAAGTTAAAGAAGATGCTCTTCTTCAAACGAAGAAAGAAGCTGAGCAAACTGAAGCACAGATTTCGCAACTTAATGAAACTATTACACGTATGCAAAAAGAACAGTCAGACAGTGCAAGTGAAACGAAGAAAATACAAGATATACTTACAGCAAAAAAAACAGAAATGTCCAACATTTTAGAGACAAAAGCTTCCTTGGAAAGTAAAGTGCAAActttagaatcacaattattagATAATACAAAAACTTTGGAGTCCCAATTAAAGAATGTACAACAAGAATTAGCCACAAAAGATAATTCACTTCAGGAGATGGAACGTTTAATGAAAGAATTGGAAAGCTCCAAAGATGAATCAATAACGAAGTTACAAAGTAATTATGAATGTGAAATCAAATCTAAGCAAACTGAACTTGAAACTGCAATAAAGGAAAGTTCTGACTTACAACAGAAACATCAATCGCTTCAGAATTTG AAAATGCACAAACAGAGAAGCTTAAAACAGATGAACAGACACGAAATGAGGAGGTCAAAGTCATTCAGAGTCAACTTAATGAAGTGA
- the CLIP-190 gene encoding cytoplasmic linker protein 190 isoform X9 produces the protein MDHLWETHGRRLSEAGLRRGSDASTTSLSSTMSTRDLRIGDRVIVSSSQGSKTGVLRYMGITDFAAGDWCGVELDDPIGKNDGSVGDRRYFECRPKYGLFAPAHKVSRSPTSKRSSCMVHKPTGAALNSSLKKTGSRESLLSLSSVASTASVATRTGVTSARRPGLRTSTPARTTLQETLKEKQQEIEFLRKERDLERERVTKAANQADQAEQSIISIKQEYEQYREKMQKTVTEAESAFTKLLAEKNALALQLEEEKRKCEDLLFRFEEESVNKDDIQKERTEQCVINTVNENRIKDLEKQLLEERERVAQLERDSIKLFETEEELTRLRNEISTVTAQDKHQLEELQIHNKTLEVIKNDLEKEVQEKTALIEQCVAQIKELEKNNLQEKNTLIENMKKEFENSTNTLKEQLQQATEMIETVRKEATSEKELLVSKYEKMVEEKENLLKIKTQELEIESRKQLESQNVALEDLKAENMKQINKLSESFNEQLNVKDSEIKEVSMQLNQKISETEKLMAELSAQVEINKKKDEELSITLKKIEELSEKLKLMEEKNDMLSKQLQEYQSKAEDSFKILQEKQKLEQDIASLRATEVNSSTQLQKLNEELKVKEKELSELRLSTETEIKKLINRYECQIEEKTKYIEEANTNISQKSLLLSKLENDIVELKSILANKDEEIKNLTKKTSELQNALTISEQSKTNLENQLRAFESNIENLNQQVAGTENKLSQVTAQKEKLESDIANLISSSTDSSAQLVKYNEDLRIKEKELDELKDKVFKSDNTLKSLEAKLNNTEVELKEATTVIQEQRSALEDNKTQLEKERALNTTLSDKMKAIEIENVELNKQIQENERVKQNLKEKSEETSNLMSQLASSKEEIVNLQKQCDTLQNSHKEEVSSLQKEVSNLQSELAASKEETKALQKLKSKLEADQSANRWSIEELTEKLEAETKSRSKLESLIAEKDSNFQQLQNKYLKLQETNETLAASKETSNKNLATSLQTMSSEINELKDKLVSATETIKVKEDALLQTKKEAEQTEAQISQLNETITRMQKEQSDSASETKKIQDILTAKKTEMSNILETKASLESKVQTLESQLLDNTKTLESQLKNVQQELATKDNSLQEMERLMKELESSKDESITKLQSNYECEIKSKQTELETAIKESSDLQQKHQSLQNLVDKQSTDLNNKEAMIQELTAQIKLLENAQTEKLKTDEQTRNEEVKVIQSQLNEVIKENRNLIDTKESLEKLLKDQEEKVEMLTNTIKNKDKETEKNMQNLMEKLNRISSESAQLKEVQNNLEKENKLITAKWTEATNQLKLTRENIKNNYDAAGGDMKHIVDKDIDILKLKEENETAKSQIDFLNSVIVDMQRKNESLLCKIEVLEMGVPANEADEYTTATLEKRMAAPRMFCDICDQFDLHETEDCPRQAQDFLETEKIAKSPKKVSVERPYCENCEMFGHDTRDCDDAETF, from the exons ATGGATCATCTTTGGGAAACGCATGGCCGTCGATTAAGCGAGGCTGGCCTGCGCAGAGGATCAG ACGCATCAACAACGAGTCTGTCGTCCACGATGTCGACGAGGGATCTCAGGATAGGCGACAGAGTAATAGTATCGTCCAGTCAAGGCAGTAAAACAGGTGTCCTCAGGTACATGGGCATCACAGACTTCGCAGCAGGCGACTGGTGCGGCGTAGAGCTTGATGATCCGATTGGAAAAAACGATGGTTCCGTTGGTGACAGAAG GTACTTCGAATGTCGACCTAAATACGGCTTGTTCGCACCCGCACACAAGGTCAGCCGATCGCCAACTAGCAAAAGGTCATCGTGCATGGTGCATAAGCCAACTGGCGCTGCGCTTAACTCGTCCCTGAAGAAGACTGGTTCCAGAGAATCTCTCCTTTCACTGTCAAGTGTCGCCAGCACCGCAAGTGTCGCCACCAGGACTGGTGTTACCTCTGCGAGG AGGCCTGGTTTGCGCACGTCGACACCTGCACGAACCACACTGCAG GAAACGTTAAAAGAAAAGCAGCAGGAGATAGAGTTCCTTCGAAAAGAGAGAGATTTAGAACGTGAACGTGTTACAAAAGCCGCAAATCAAGCAGACCAAGCAGAACAAtctattatttcaataaaacaaGAATATGAACAG tATCGGGAAAAGATGCAAAAAACAGTTACAGAGGCAGAATCTGCATTCACAAAACTATTGGCAGAAAAGAATGCTCTGGCTTTACAAttggaggaggagaagaggaaatgCGAAGATCTTCTGTTTCGGTTTGAAGAAGAATCAGTCAATAAGGATGATATTCAG AAAGAGAGAACTGAGCAATGT GTGATAAATACGGTAAATGAAAATAGGATAAAGGATCTCGAAAAGCAGTTGTTAGAGGAAAGGGAACGCGTTGCTCAATTAGAACGTGATAGcataaaattgtttgaaactGAAGAGGAATTGACGCGTCTTCGTAATGAGATCTCTACTGTTACTGCTCAAGATAAACATCAGTTGGAAG aattGCAAATTCACAACAAGACTCTGGAAGTAATTAAAAACGATCTTGAAAAAGAGGTACAGGAAAAAACAGCACTCATAGAACAATGTGTCGCACAAATAAAGGAACTAGAAAAGAATAATTTACAGGAGAAAAATACTCtaatagaaaatatgaaaaaagaatttgaaaatagtacAAATACTTTAAAAGAACAACTGCAACAGGCCACAGAAATGATAGAGACTGTACGAAAAGAAGCCACGAGTGAAAAGGAATTATTGGTATCCAAATATGAGAAAATGGTAGAGGAGAAAGAAAATCTTCTAAAAATCAAAACGCAAGAATTAGAGATTGAATCTAGGAAACAATTAGAGTCACAAAACGTAGCTTTGGAAGATCTTAAAGCTGAGAACATGAAGCAAATTAACAAACTTTCAGAATCCTTTAACGAACAGTTGAATGTGAAGGATTCAGAAATCAAAGAAGTTTCAATGCAGCTAAATCAGAAGATATCTGAGACTGAGAAATTAATGGCAGAATTGTCAGCGCaggttgaaataaataaaaagaaagatgaAGAATTAAGTATCACTTTAAAAAAGATTGAAGAACTGAGCGAGAAGCTGAAATTAATGGAAGAGAAAAATGATATGCTTTCTAAGCAACTACAAGAATATCAATCAAAGGCTGAAGATAGTTTTAAAATACTacaagaaaaacaaaaattagaacAAGACATTGCTTCTTTACGGGCTACCGAAGTAAATTCATCTACGCAGTTGCAAAAATTGAATGAAGAATTGAAAGTTAAAGAGAAGGAGTTATCGGAGCTTCGTTTATCTACAGagactgaaataaaaaaattaattaatcgttATGAATGCCAAATTGAAGAGAAGACGAAGTATATTGAAGAAGCAAATACAAATATATCTCAGAAGTCTCTGTTACTTAgcaaattagaaaatgataTAGTTGAACTGAAATCCATTCTAGCGAATAaagatgaagaaataaaaaatcttacAAAGAAAACTTCAGAGTTGCAGAATGCGCTTACCATATCAGAACAAAGTAAGACAAATTTGGAGAATCAACTCCGAGCATTCGAAAGTAACATAGAAAACTTAAATCAACAGGTGGCTGGTACAGAAAATAAACTGTCGCAGGTCACAGCtcaaaaagaaaaattggaatctgatattgcaaatttgataaGTAGTTCCACTGATTCGTCTGCGCAActtgtaaaatataatgaagATTTGCGAATCAAAGAGAAAGAATTGGATGAATTAAAAGATAAAGTATTCAAAAGTGATAATACGCTCAAATCGTTAGAGGCTAAATTGAATAACACTGAGGTAGAATTAAAAGAAGCTACTACAGTAATTCAAGAACAACGCTCAGCATTAGAAGATAATAAGACTCAATTAGAAAAGGAGAGAGCATTAAATACAACATTATCTGATAAAATGAAAGCTATTGAAATAGAAAACGTAGAACTCAATAAACAAATACAGGAGAATGAACGCGTTAAACAAAATCTTAAAGAAAAATCTGAAGAAACATCAAATCTTATGAGTCAATTAGCAAGTAGTAAAGAGGAGATTGTTAATCTTCAGAAACAATGCGATACTTTGCAAAATTCACATAAAGAAGAAGTATCATCACTTCAAAAAGAAGTAAGTAATTTGCAATCGGAGCTAGCAGCTTCTAAAGAAGAAACAAAAGCTTTGCAAAAACTGAAATCTAAATTAGAGGCTGATCAAAGTGCCAATCGTTGGTCTATCGAAGAACTAACAGAAAAATTAGAAGCTGAAACTAAAAGTCGTTCAAAGTTGGAATCTTTGATAGCAGAAAAAGATTCTAATTTTCAGCAGTTGCAAAATAAATACTTAAAACTGCAAGAAACAAACGAAACATTAGCAGCTAGTAAAGAAACCAGTAATAAAAATCTTGCAACTTCGTTACAAACTATGTCCAGTGAAATAAATGAATTGAAAGACAAACTAGTCAGTGCAACAGAGACTATCAAAGTTAAAGAAGATGCTCTTCTTCAAACGAAGAAAGAAGCTGAGCAAACTGAAGCACAGATTTCGCAACTTAATGAAACTATTACACGTATGCAAAAAGAACAGTCAGACAGTGCAAGTGAAACGAAGAAAATACAAGATATACTTACAGCAAAAAAAACAGAAATGTCCAACATTTTAGAGACAAAAGCTTCCTTGGAAAGTAAAGTGCAAActttagaatcacaattattagATAATACAAAAACTTTGGAGTCCCAATTAAAGAATGTACAACAAGAATTAGCCACAAAAGATAATTCACTTCAGGAGATGGAACGTTTAATGAAAGAATTGGAAAGCTCCAAAGATGAATCAATAACGAAGTTACAAAGTAATTATGAATGTGAAATCAAATCTAAGCAAACTGAACTTGAAACTGCAATAAAGGAAAGTTCTGACTTACAACAGAAACATCAATCGCTTCAGAATTTGGTAGACAAACAAAGTACTGACTTAAATAATAAAGAAGCAATGATACAAGAATTAACAGCACAAATTAAACTTTTAGAAAATGCACAAACAGAGAAGCTTAAAACAGATGAACAGACACGAAATGAGGAGGTCAAAGTCATTCAGAGTCAACTTAATGAAGTGATCAAAGAAAATAGAAACTTGATAGATACTAAAGAATcgcttgaaaaattattaaaagatcaGGAAGAGAAAGTTGAGATGCTAACAAATACTATTAAAAACAAGGATAAAGAAACTGAGAAGAATATGCAGAATTTGATGGAAAAATTAAATCGTATATCTTCGGAATCCGCACAATTGAAGGAAGTACAAAACAATTT ggaaaaggaaaataaattaattactgcAAAGTGGACAGAAGCAACGAATCAGTTAAAACTAACTCGTGAAAATATAAAGAACAACTATGAT gCAGCGGGAGGTGACATGAAACACATAG TCGATAAAGATATTGatatcttaaaattaaaagaagaaaatgaaacggCGAAAAGCCAAATAGATTTCTTAAATTCTGTAATAGTGGATATGCAACGTAAAAATGAGTCTTtattatgtaaaattgaagttcTTGAAATGGGAGTACCTGCTAACGAAGCTGATGAGTATACGAC TGCCACGTTAGAGAAACGTATGGCTGCGCCACGTATGTTCTGTGATATTTGTGATCAGTTCGACTTACACGAAACGGAAGATTGTCCACGTCAAGCCCAAGACTTTTTGGAAAcggaaaaaattgcaaaatctccaaaaaaGGTTTCGGTGGAAAGACCGTACTGCGAGAATTGTGAAA TGTTTGGACACGATACTCGTGATTGCGATGATGCCGAAACATTTTAA